In one window of Pieris brassicae chromosome 10, ilPieBrab1.1, whole genome shotgun sequence DNA:
- the LOC123715151 gene encoding zinc finger protein 431-like, which produces MNVIPCRTCLSNNVDNDMTELPKSIHEDKTYFEIMLFCLDITVTTGSNISTKLCGKCFIKIIEIFKFKKQALLSEEYLKSLVNNEVYVDDHSTNTFQTKNKCEVETYIEDDFKINDVKEEVNSDGFQSDEEFLSVLKNVKYEYVTEDAKENVSTNTVKKRTCKKKRTINNQKEQSFQCVECGKKVRNIKEHMLLHLPNGAPKRFKCKYCDASFPRPSARYRHVKYKHLGYKEHCDICNKDINSLKVHNMLVHDISKMKYECKICNQKFISPSRVQEHMAAAHTKERPYPCDVCVKTFRTKQVMMFHKRQVHDKERSHLCQICSKSYFKKDHLLIHIRSHTKEKPYECTECGKRYATSTSLKNHRMLHNASKEFACKLCEMSFTLQRYLDRHMIVHTKEKKYPCSYCGVCFLRSDHRNRHQKTAHERPHTHSME; this is translated from the exons ATGAACGTAATACCTTGCAGAACATGCCTCAGTAATAATGTTGATAATGATATGACTGAATTACCTAAAAGTATACACGAggacaaaacatattttgaaataatgttattttgtttagatATTACG GTGACTACCGGCTCCAATATTAGTACAAAGTTGTGTGGCaagtgttttataaaaattatcgaaattttcaagttcaaaaaacAAGCTTTATTAAGTGAAGAATATTTGAAATCATTGGTAAACAATGAAGTGTATGTAGATGATCATAGCACTAACACGtttcaaactaaaaataaatgtgaagTAGAAACTTATATTGaagatgattttaaaattaatgatgtAAAAGAAGAAGTTAACTCTGATGGATTCCAATCAGATGAAGAATTTCTAAGTGTTCTAAAGAatgttaaatatgaatatgtgACTGAAGATGCAAAAGAGAATg tgtCAACTAATACAGTTAAAAAACGTACATGTAAGAAAAAGAGgacaataaataatcaaaaagagCAAAGTTTTCAATGTGTTGAATGTGGTAAAAAAGTTCGCAATATTAAGGAACACATGCTTTTACACTTGCCTAATGGAGCACCAAAGAGATTCAAATGCAAATATTGTGATGCATCATTCCCAAGACCCAGTGCTCGTTATAGacatgttaaatataaacatcttGGATATAAAGAACATTGTGACATTTGTAACAAAG atatAAATAGTCTCAAAGTACATAATATGCTAGTTCATGATATTAGCAAGATGAAATATGAGTGTAAAATTTGCAATCAAAAGTTCATATCACCATCTAGAGTTCAAGAGCATATGGCTGCTGCCCATACAAAAGAAAGGCCGTACCCTTGTGATGTGTGTGTCAAGACCTTTAGAACTAAGCAAGTTATGATGTTTCACAA acGTCAAGTGCACGATAAAGAGAGATCCCATCTATGTCAAATCTGCTCTAAGAGTTACTTTAAAAAAGACCACCTATTAATCCATATAAG GAGCCATACAAAGGAGAAGCCTTATGAGTGTACCGAATGCGGAAAACGCTACGCCACAAGTACTTCATTGAAAAATCATCGTATGTTACACAACGCGAGTAAGGAATTTGCTTGTAAACTCTGTGAAATGTCCTTCACTTTACAAAG GTATTTAGACAGACACATGATAGTCCATACTAAAGAAAAGAAGTACCCTTGCAGCTACTGTGGGGTGTGTTTCCTTCGGTCCGATCACCGGAACCGACATCAGAAAACTGCCCACGAGAGGCCACACACGCATAGCATGGAATAA
- the LOC123715797 gene encoding diacylglycerol kinase epsilon, whose protein sequence is MNTLFDLPNVIFNYYFVIGGLFIAYLIYRTFHSLIGTGNFIQIKYKSRGHTWRNIQCHNSNPYNIYCSVCSKLMLPVDGLYCECCAVSACKLCCRSVDKKVKCKDITWRDEKPFPHLWVNVGMIRGETGQSDSESFKNYFCSWCQRIIKSHEMALFKSKPCDFQKYKNIIIPPHYVNIEKNKMININHTNDVAWNPLIIFANRKSGSNRSDEVLSLFRGLLNPLQVIDISRTAPEIVVRWLPPKCRVLVAGGDGTVGWVLNALHKVPHIKASVGILPMGTGNDLSRALGWGATCDSVLDAHSIIDSLTRAVEKPLDRWKVTITPKRRSLGRLRGPRVLYAYNYASIGVDAQVALDFHHAREQFLYRFANQTLNYVAYLVLGVGRALDDGGCFGLERRMRVYAPEQLSLPPLQALVALNIPSWGAGVDLWSMGSEEVPEQSMNDRKLEVVGISSSFHIARLQCGLAEPFRFTQASDVRIELEGSCAMQVDGEPWMQGPATILIQHAGQSMMLVPS, encoded by the exons ATGAATACGTTATTTGACTTACCAAAtgttatctttaattattattttgtgatcGGCGGTTTGTTTATagcatatttaatatatcgAACGTTTCATTCCCTTATTGGGACCGGGaattttatacagattaaGTACAAATCTCGAGGTCATACATGGAGAAACATTCAGTGTCATAATTCTAatccatataatatttat TGTTCAGTGTGTTCAAAGCTTATGTTGCCAGTTGATGGTCTTTACTGTGAGTGTTGTGCTGTAAGCGCCTGTAAGCTTTGTTGCAGAAGTGttgataaaaaagtaaaatgtaaAGATATAACTTGGCGAGATGAAAAACCATTTCCTCACCTGTGGGTTAATG TTGGAATGATACGTGGTGAGACCGGTCAGAGTGATTCAGAGAGTTTTAAGAATTACTTCTGCAGTTGGTGtcaaagaattattaaaagtcATGAAATGGCTTTGTTTAAATCAAAG CCATGTGATTTccaaaagtataaaaatatcataattccACCTCATTATGtaaacattgaaaaaaataaaatgataaacatAAATCATACAAATGATGTTGCCTGGAAtcctttaattatatttg CAAACAGAAAATCTGGAAGCAATAGAAGCGATGAAGTTCTTTCATTGTTTCGAGGATTGCTAAATCCCTTGCAG GTGATAGATATCAGCAGAACTGCACCAGAGATAGTGGTTCGTTGGCTGCCACCAAAATGCCGGGTTTTAGTCGCGGGAGGTGATGGTACTGTTGGCTGGGTGCTCAATGCCTTGCACAAGGTGCCACATATCAAG GCATCAGTTGGTATCCTGCCAATGGGAACAGGTAATGATCTGTCGAGGGCCTTAGGATGGGGAGCGACGTGCGACTCAGTCTTAGATGCACATTCCATAATTGATTCCTTAACAAGAGCTGTAGAGAAGCCCTTAGACCG gTGGAAAGTGACGATCACTCCGAAAAGACGTAGTTTGGGTCGCCTTCGCGGACCTCGTGTACTATACGCGTATAACTACGCAAGTATTGGTGTAGACGCACAGGTCGCGCTCGACTTCCACCATGCGCGGGAGCAGTTCCTCTATCGATTTGCAAACCAGACACTGAATTAC GTGGCCTATTTAGTGCTGGGCGTTGGTCGTGCGTTGGACGATGGCGGCTGTTTTGGTCTAGAGCGGCGTATGCGCGTGTATGCGCCTGAGCAGTTATCTTTACCCCCGCTACAAGCGCTTGTCGCACTCAATATACCGTCTTGGGGTGCTGGCGTCGACCTTTGGA gtatGGGCAGTGAAGAAGTACCTGAGCAAAGTATGAATGATCGAAAGCTGGAG GTAGTGGGAATATCATCTTCATTCCACATAGCGAGGCTCCAATGCGGTCTCGCAGAACCATTCCGTTTTACGCAAGCTTCCGATGTAAGG ATTGAGTTGGAAGGCTCTTGCGCTATGCAAGTAGATGGCGAGCCTTGGATGCAAGGACCGGCGACAATTCTAATACAGCACGCCGGACAGAGTATGATGCTTGTACCGTcttaa
- the LOC123715798 gene encoding mitochondrial dicarboxylate carrier, protein MGEVRISRWYFGGLASAGAACVTHPLDLLKVQMQTQKGRNVSMFKLTQIVLKNQGIMGLYNGISASLLRQLTYSTARFGIYEVAKQTLAPKDGLPIPFYMSALLAGLGGFAGGFVGNPADLVNVRMQNDVKLPPDQRRNYKNAIHGLYRVAVQEGVLRLWAGASMTCSRAALMTIGQLSFYDLIKSLLTTTPYFGDNISTHVTSSLLAGAIATTMTQPVDVLKTRAMNAKPGEIKGILSLIMGTAREGPLAFFKGYIPAFVRLAPHTILTFVFLEQLRINFGFLKVQKVE, encoded by the exons ATGGGGGAAGTAAGGATATCTCGATGGTACTTTGGAGGTCTTGCCTCTGCTGGTGCAGCATGTGTAACTCATCCTTTGGATTTGTTGAAAGTACAAATGCAGACCCAAAAAGGAAGAAATGTGTCAATGTTCAAACTCACCCAAATAGTTTTGAAAAATCAAG GTATAATGGGATTGTATAATGGAATATCAGCATCTCTTTTACGTCAGCTTACATATTCAACAGCAAGGTTTGGTATTTATGAAGTTGCAAAACAAACTTTGGCACCTAAAGAT GGTCTGCCTATTCCGTTCTATATGTCGGCTTTATTAGCTGGTCTTGGCGGTTTTGCTGGTGGTTTTGTTGGTAATCCAGCTGACTTAGTCAATGTCAGGATGCAAAATGATGTGAAACTTCCCCCAGACCAAAGAAGAAA TTACAAAAACGCAATTCATGGTTTGTATCGAGTTGCGGTACAAGAAGGAGTCTTGCGCTTATGGGCTGGTGCATCAATGACTTGCAGCCGAGCTGCATTGATGACTATAGGACAACTATCTTTCTATGATTTAATAAAGAGCTTGCTCACTACCACACCATACTTTGGTGATAATATTTCAACACATGTCACTTCAAGTTTATTAGCC ggCGCGATAGCAACAACTATGACACAACCAGTAGATGTACTGAAGACTAGAGCAATGAATGCCAAGCCAGGTGAAATCAAAGGTATACTAAGTTTAATAATGGGAACAGCCAGAGAAGGGCCTCTCGCATTCTTCAAAGGATACATTCCAGCATTTGTGAGATTAGCACCGCACACTATACTGACATTTGTATTCCTCGAACAACTTAGAATTAACTTTGGATTTCTCAAAGTACAAAAAGTAGAATAG
- the LOC123715799 gene encoding uncharacterized protein LOC123715799 has product MSDIITSLHLDKGTSHKILVAKELNGCDSSFITSCVLGHCIKIKSPVLVICSHNSKEHYQNVGLKMNYNLNKNIESGLIQFYNLGEELVNALLNDDIISCGTVINKLKKQIENMHETHSSVNVIFDGVSQLFDLEYSLRDVNYICKEIIDLIRSYDNSFLLFHCNAACENDETHVLANLLAYKCHVLIEVDHLASGLSADVSGHITFMYPTKKFEKEHVNKIDQKPSHHLFKLFDRGVKLLAPGAV; this is encoded by the coding sequence aTGTCTGATATAATAACAAGTCTCCATTTAGATAAGGGAACTTCACATAAGATACTCGTAGCTAAGGAACTAAATGGTTGTGATAGTTCATTTATTACAAGTTGTGTACTTGGGCACTGCATTAAGATCAAAAGCCCAGTTCTTGTAATATGTTCACATAATTCTAAGGAGCATTATCAGAATGTTGGTTTAAagatgaattataatttaaataagaatatagaAAGTGGGctaatacagttttataatttaggtgAAGAGCTTGTAAATGCACTCCTAAATGATGACATTATTTCTTGTGGCACTGTTATCAACAAATTGAAGAAACAAATAGAAAACATGCATGAAACACACAGTtcagtaaatgtaatttttgatGGTGTTTCACAGCTATTTGACTTGGAGTATAGTTTGAGAGATgtgaattatatttgtaaagaaataatagaTCTTATTAGGTCATATGacaattcttttttgttgttcCATTGCAATGCTGCATGTGAGAATGATGAAACTCATGTATTGGCAAATTTACTGGCTTATAAGTGTCATGTACTTATAGAAGTTGATCACTTAGCTTCTGGGTTAAGTGCTGATGTTTCAGGTCATATAACCTTTATGTATCCAactaaaaaatttgaaaaggaacatgtaaataaaatagatcagAAACCATCACatcatttgtttaaattatttgatagaGGAGTTAAATTGTTGGCTCCTGGTGctgtttaa